ACTAAACtaaaatacaaactttaagagtGGAGTAGGCAAACATCTTTGAGTAGTGTGAGCAAACGGTTCAACGTTACTAGGCCTTCCTGACAACATACTGCCAACTATTTGAATTAAACAATGTATCTATCGACAATATCGTCTGCATATGTTGGGAATTtgtgtgtcaaatttcaggtggGGGGGGTAGTCTAAACAATGCCGAAATAAAGGTTTTATCATGCATAAAACGCATCCAGGCCAGATGTAGGGACCTCAGAGTCAACATAAACATCTTATTTATTAATAGGtgcaagaaaacaacaacacgagTTGAGGAAAAGTTGACAAACCTGGCATTTTCTTGCTGCAAGTACTGTATCTCTCAGATCTCACAGTGCGGCAGCCATCTTTGTTACCATGGAGACGTTGTGTAAATAAACTCTCTTTCCCTAGGTCTTTCGATGGTCCACAGACGAGTTAGCTCTATCTTCCGTAAAATCATAGAATTGTCATAACAAGTTGTTTGCATAAAgatagaaaacatgaaaaattcgtattgaaattgtttttttgtgatgtttttaaaGGAAAAATAAGTTGACAATTCTgggaccgagaagacaacagtCCTGCGCAGAAAGCAGGCAGCTTTTGGACGATCCCACTTCATTGGCGGGGGATTAGCTCAAATGGTAGAGCGCTCGCTTAGCATGCGAGAGGTACCGGGATCGATACCCGGATCCtccaaaatgatatttttttccagaatcttctttttttttgtccttttacTAGAAATTTGTCCGCATTTCTTCATCTTTTCCCTCTTAATTTCCTTCTTgacaaacaacagaaaaaaattttcctGACTGTTTTTTTcgcctttttttctttccaaataAATGCATAACAAGTTACTTATCCTTTACTCAAGTGCTGcatttaatgttttatttttttttctattcttttcGCGATGAAAACCCTGCACTATACAAATCTGATGAAAAGGAATAGAAGCCATGTTTTTAACATGATTGGGGAAAAAATCCCAATTGCCACAACAATGAAAGGCAGATACTATTACCTTGTAAAAATCTCCAACCATACATCTGCTTAAAGTTTATGGTTAATAATTAAAGCGACCTTTGGTCCAGTCTTCAACATATGATAAATCACAATACAGGCGCGTGACGAACCATGTGACTATCCCACCTTGTCTGAAGTCAGGTGCTACACTGCAACACCACAAGATTTCTTTTTCATAGACGGTTTTCTACTGCAGGATGGATCTATATGTTACGGCACTCGCCCTGGTGGTGTTTTTGGCGGTACTTCTGAGTACTGGAAATGGACACCTGTGTGTGATAGAGCCTCGACAGAGGGGGGACTTCGATATCTCAAAAGTACGTACACTGTCGGGTATTGTCTAAACTGGTGTATCTAGTGGGCTTGAACATGTTCATTTGTGTGTTGGCCTTTTCTGCGTTTCTCTGCGTTTCTgtttatagcctggtatccggtcgtattatagctccccaATCTCGGGAAGGACAGAGGAGACTCGGGAgttataatacggctggataccaggctaggtttCTCACTATAGTGCCATGCGCTTTAATATTTGTCAGGGGGAGGGTCAGTAGCAGGGAAATGTTCTTGACTTAAGACTGTAGACCtaagaaaaaatgttatgtctccgacttacttacttactttcttCTTCGTCCCTGAAAATAGATTCGATAGGTTGAGATTATTTTTACTTGCCGCAGTGATCTAAAAAAGATAGTGTCTGATAACGTAAAACTAAAATGCATCAGGGTACTGGTATTTTAAACATCATACACTGACTATATAGATATAACGTTGAATTGTAAAAGCACACTTTCTATTGCAACACTGAGAAATGAGAACAAGTTAGAAAACGTTTCTACAACGTTTTTATCACTCAGAAGTCAGATCGAAAATTTTATGTTCCTTACCAGCGCTAGCGGTCGACCAAAAAAGGCAAGGGTCGGTAGGTTTTGCTAGAGTCGGTCGATAACAGGCAGGAAACTACTTTTTAATAGGCCTTATTAGTGAGAGACGTAAAAACGCAGAAAAGGTCAATGACCGCTGCGCATGTGACAAAGTGAGTGACCTTGTCAGGACAAACAATGGATACGAGGCATTGATCAGCATATTTCTCTGTGTGTTTATTcgtacatttgtttgtttctttgtttattagACCTGTAGCCACACGAATCAGTGTCTAAGCATCAGTGACAACCTATTTTCATGTGTGCCTTTTCGTTCATATGCTTGTTAGCTTATCAAtttattcgtttgtttgtttgtccggTAGCCGCGAGAATTAGTGTCTAAGCATCAATGGCCATATTAATTGAGCAACATATTTTCTTATGTGCTTTTTCGTCTATTTGTTTGTTAGCCTATCAATTccttcgtttgtttgtttgtttgtttgtttgtttgaatgtttattTGTCCCGTAGTCACAGGAATAATCAGTGACCTTAATGATGGAGCAACCTATTTTCCTTTGTGCGTTTTTCGTCCAACTATTTATTCGATTATCAATTCAttcgcttgtttgtttgtttgtttgtccggTACACATAGGAAGAGTCAGTGTCTTTAATGATTGATCAAACTATTTTCCTGTGTGCTTTTTTCATCCAAATATTTGTTTGATTATCATTTCATTCgttcgtttgtttatttgtttgtttgtatgtttgtttcagTGGCCCTAATGATTGATCAACCTATTTTCCTGTTATGCTTTTTTCGCCCATTTGCTTGTTTGCATGTTTGCCAATTCATTcgttagttagttagtttgtttgtttgtttgttttgttgttagtCCGGCAGCCACACGTGTTTCCGACACGGCCCCCCGTGCGGCGGTGAGCCAGCGAGCCCCCCCACCCATACCTACCTGAGCAGCACCGCGGTCACCCTTCTCTGGCAACAGAACTACAACCACTACACAGTCGGCTATCCAGGTTGGGCCTTTTCCAACTTCTCTGACCCACTTTCTACTGGATAAGTAGCCTTAgtctttatacccctgtcacatttggctaAAATCGATCGggcgacgattctgcggcaatcctCGAGCCTAGCTTATAATGataattttattgcacaacaattgtacaaggtacaacgtatggcttacatgtgacagggacggcttgcaggtgaaaaatacgcacaaccctctgtcaatcttaagtatggccgatcttccatcgatacacTCGTatatcgtggataatgtgacagggcaTTTCCATACTCATGCCTGGCCGAAAAGGGGACTTTAGCCAAGATAGGAATAAAattctagtaggagttaattggcctaggagtgaactgaccggcctgCGGATAGCTTGATTACAAAAGACTAACTGACTCATGGCAACTTCTTTGTCCCTATCTTACCAAATTCTTCCCTTCTTTCATCAAGCTGACAAGTTTGCTTGGCACTTAAGTAGCATTAAGagattaaaaaaagtttgatttgTAAAGACATAGAAAAGCTACAAATGAGTTTTTCTTACTTAATCTTAGTCTCGGAATGGTCAGTGACAAGGGAGGTCTGTTATTCTCGATATCTAAACGGATCTATCAACAACGCTCCAGAATTTAAAgcgtgaacaacaacaaaatcaactcTTTGACAATGAATATTTTTAATATGATTAAAAAAGCTAAGGATTTGTTTATTAATATACTGTTATACAGGGGGACCAGCCCCTCCAGttttgtcctgccacttgctatatTATTTAATCGAATACAACAGGATGTCTGCTTCATCTTTAGTAACTATGGCAGTAACAGTAGCAGTAACAGTGGTAGTAACAGGTAATTGGGCCTTTTTGTTTGGAGAAGACCAGAAATAATACCAATAAGTTGAAGTTATTGTTTTCCAATGTGTTTCCTTCCGTGAAGATAAttatttaccccccccccccccccaaccaggATACATGGACGTGGCCTGGTCTGACGTCACGGATATGAAGAATTTCCACCTGTTGGCCGTCATCGGGGACCTGAATGAGCATGCGCAGGACCACCAGCGCAACTACTCCATCCCTGTGGTAAATAAGAGTGAAGCAGTACAAGTGAATTCGTTCGTTCAAACCATTGTAGTGTATGGGGGTGTTACAATATTTCGAAGCAATGTTACAGTAATGAAATTCTATGGGAAAGTGGAGGAAAAAATGTGTCATTGTATCAAGACTTAAAACTTCCAGCCAGGAGGGAGAACGTACAGTCAAATGCTACTCTTAACATAAAATCctaccaagaaaggcttttcaatggtctaaacggtatatttttttacaagaaGGGGTTGCTGGCccttcaaaaacaaaaataaaaaagctAAATCTTCGATAGATAAGaagaaaatataacgttatgttacaaATGTGTATTTTCCCCCAAAATAGAATATCTGTGTTTGCTAGAAACTGCTATGATAACAAACGCTAACGAAATGACGAAACGGAAATTACCAAAAAGTAGCAAGTGaatggaaggcatttcagcactgAATCGAATGATAGGAGTTTCATGCAAAAGGGATACGCGCTTGCAGTTTCAGTATCGCAAGGAATTGTGGGTAAGGTCATAGGTTAAGGCCCATCAGTAACGAACAAACGTCTACGTTGAAACGTTGCAGGCActgcacagcacgaaaacaactttttaagcaaagtttcagagatacgtataaagcccttaaaggcggagaaatattttagcagattttaagatctattaaaggcatcggaaacatacatttggcatttacggaagatttcagcgtttgtaaatctaacttaatctgttgtgtttctttacgtgaattttacatgtattttagtatgccgaaaagacaacttaaatgtctcaaaaatattttttgtcaaatcggacaaataccgtttctctagatctgttacaaaatacatgttaaccggctaagtcaaatgtaataaacctttgtctggtgttagataaaacattgcgtcatctgttttataccagtggcaagatttagtcaaaactgaaaattattgcgctttctggtacaaaatgttaatgtttatacctcagcaaatacaaatacaaatacaatacaatacaaagtcaaatacaataatcttctgtgtttttttagctattccgaaagcatttgacgtattcaaactttctgtgcgcaaggtttaattcgaacaggggagaacctctcacggatACATGTAGCTTATATGAGCTCTTTTACgttttatgaaatgttgcgtataccatggtcaatattgaccgaaggatgccatatatacaatttatttcgaaccgtcatttacggaaagaagggaagacctcccccgttaatatatttgccaagacgtatatgaaatgttgtgtatttcatttgaacatacgacatgtttaatctttgaatccgcgcaatttaagcgaactaggagagacctcccttgtttagcttatatgttgccaaaacgtatatgaaatgttgcgtatttcttttgaacatacgacatgtttaatctttgaatccgcgcagtttaagtgaactaggggagacctcctccgtttagcttatatgctgccaaaacgtatatgaaatgttgcgtatttctgtaaaacatacaacaagtttaatctttgaatccgcgcagtttaagcgaacttgGGGAggcctcccccgtttagcttatatgttgtcaagacgtatatgaaatgttgcgtatttcttgcTCGCGCACCGAAAACAGAGTAGGACTCCTCGCNNNNNNNNNNNNNNNNNNNNNNNNNNNNNNNNNNNNNNNNNNNNNNNNNNNNNNNNNNNNNNNNNNNNNNNNNNNNNNNNNNNNNNNNNNNNNNNNNNNNNNNNNNNNNNNNNNNNNNNNNNNNNNNNNNNNNNNNNNNNNNNNNNNNNNNNNNNNNNNNNNNNNNNNNNNNNNNNNNNNNNNNNNNNNNNNNNNNNNNNNNNNNNNNNNNNNNNNNNNNNNNNNNNNNNNNNNNNNNNNNNNNNNNNNNNNNNNNNNNNNNNNNNNNNNNNNNNNNNNNNNNNNNNNNNNNNNNNNNNNNNNNNNNNNNNNNNNNNNNNNNNNNNNNNNNNNNNNNNNNNNNNNNNNNNNNNNNNNNNNNNNNNNNNNNNNNNNNNNNNNNNNNNNNNNNNNNNNNNNNNNNNNNNNNNNNNNNNNNNNNNNNNNNNNNNNNNNNNNNNNNNNNNNNNNNNNNNNNNNNNNNNNNNNNNNNNNNNNNNNNNNNNNNNNNNNNNNNNNNNNNNNNNNNNNNNNNNNNNNNNNNNNNNNNNNNNNNNNNNNNNNNNNNNNNNNNNNNNNNNNNNNNNNNNNNNNNNNNNNNNNNNNNNNNNNNNNNNNNNNNNNNNNNNNNNNNNNNNNNNNNNNNNNNNNNNNNNNNNNNNNNNNNNNNNNNNNNNNNNNNNNNNNNNNNNNNNNNNNNNNNNNNNNNNNNNNNNNNNNNNNNNNNNNNNNNNNNNNNNNNNNNNNNNNNNNNNNNNNNNNNNNNNNNNNNNNNNNNNNNNNNNNNNNNNNNNNNNNNNNNNNNNNNNNNNNNNNNNNNNNNNNNNNNNNNNNNNNNNNNNNNNNNNNNNNNNNNNNNNNNNNNNNNNNNNNNNNNNNNNNNNNNNNNNNNNNNNNNNNNNNNNNNNNNNNNNNNNNNNNNNNNNNNNNNNNNNNNNNNNNNNNNNNNNNNNNNNNNNNNNNNNNNNNNNNNNNNNNNNNNNNNNNNNNNNNNNNNNNNNNNNNNNNNNNNNNNNNNNNNNNNNNNNNNNNNNNNNNNNNNNNNNNNNNNNNNNNNNNNNNNNNNNNNNNNNNNNNNNNNNNNNNNNCTTTTAAGCggacacggggagacctcccccgttaaaagctccttggtttagctttttcttttgtgtattgaGTGGTGTTTAATCATGATGTTTTTCTTACTATTAAACGGCGAGCATTTCTtactacaagtaaatgtacgaatgatttctttatctacaagcaagcgtcaagAAATAACAGTCTGGGCACACAGGCAGTGTCTTcccgtgttgctcgtgtttgtttgggttattGTGATATGTGTGGGGCAGAccagatgtaaatttattcagcgttaattcGTACGCGCATTCCGCATGGGGCGCGCCTCCGTCTGTGGCCGGCATACTATACATACACagcggctgtgtcatgtgataggatgtatccaatggcagaaaagagtggggggttcaaatttaccgtaccacaaggagcggttattttccaggcgctcatttgaaaagaagtattgaagaaagtttggaccTGTTCTAACCCACAAGTTGTGGCCGTGATACTGCTGTTACCGCCTAgtacccccggtgacggaatttgacgcaaagagaggaggtggctatcattctgtgcAAGTTTgctgttggaaatcgacacagaatgggaaatcacgaccattgtaccatccggattaatagaagccgagactgcaagctgaacaagTTTCGCTTCCAAATATTCCAAGAGTccaagaccatccaacaacacgagtcatatcggccactactctagatcttaccggattcttattcctgtggtggccagatgaaactgtgtgctctttttaacttacgccttGAAgcttcgcccgacactggaaatgggactgtggacttagatgctgcacggaattgcacagccgttgtgattgcttcaactgccgactacatcagaatgataggccacaaatacctagtaggctgtaggttttttttttacttttccatgtaatgttttctcgtaattcaataaaatttcaaagtttcatccattgtattttcttgctttaaaaCGTGCTTATGATTAACTTTATCCCGCTAAAATAGCACTTATCCATACTTTATAatcaccttaatgcacacgtatatgagacgtagaaagggaactttaaacatgtcttaagggtgttttagtacgtatttatgacaacttttagctgctaaaaggacaaatatagacacattaaaatcCTCTTAATGCGCATGTATATGAGACTTAAAGAGGCTTCAGAGAAGataaaagggaactttaaacatgtcttaagggtgttgtTATAAGtgtttatggcaactttaagctgctaaaagggcaacaatacacatcttataaacatcttaatgcacacgtatatgagacgtaaaaagACTTAAGaggaaataaacgtgaactttaaacatgtcttaagggtgttttaataagtgtttatgacaacttcaagctgctaaaagggcaccaatacacaaagtataaacatcttaattcacacgtatatgacaCGTATAAAGGCTTCAGAAGAAAttaacgtgaactttaaacatgtattaagggcgttttaataatcatttacgaaatatttaagctactgaaaggcaacttaaaaaaacggaaaatacgGATCTATAAGcacctaatgatcatctttacgcacacgtaaatGAGCCGTAACgatgtttaaagttttatgaaacGTAATATCTAAttgcaatttaaatgagttttaataaacatttacaacatctttaagctgctgaaaggcaacttaaaaaaccggaaaatacggacctatccGCACCTATAAGCcacctaatgatcatctttacgTACACGTAAATAAGCCGTAACAatgcttaaagttttataaacgtaacatttaaatgcaatttaaatgagttttaataattatttacaacaactttaagctgctgaaaggcaacttaaaaaaccggaaaatacgggCCTATCAGCACCTACGTAAAGACTACGTAACGCCAatctttacgtactcgtataagagatgtatagatccgtaaagaaggaaatACGTCAACGTTAAGCATCATTTAAGCATGCCTAAATTCCGTTTTTCGTGCNNNNNNNNNNNNNNNNNNNNNNNNNNNNNNNNNNNNNNNNNNNNNNNNNNNNNNNNNNNNNNNNNNNNNNNNNNNNNNNNNNNNNNNNNNNNNNNNNNNNNNNNNNNNNNNNNNNNNNNNNNNNNNNNNNNNNNNNNNNNNNNNNNNNNNNNNNNNNNNNNNNNNNNNNNNNNNNNNNNNNNNNCGTTCATCGTTAGCGTTCGAGCTGTTACGTTTTACCACAAAGAGTTGAGGAGAATGCGAGATGCGTGTCCCCGGTAAATACTGTCCCTTATACTATGGAGGATTCCTGTCCTGTTGGTGCATCAGTACCTCGGATAAGGACGCCTCTCATCAATTGCAAGTAGTCCCATAGGAATTACATGCACATGGATGTCCCATATAAGTTGCTTCTAGCAATTCCTACCGATCGAATGTCCTTGAATGTCCGTCCCAGTCTGGTGATAACAACGTTTGGCTGCCGTCAAAtcgggtctaccgaaagtgcgaaaaggaacgaaaaggaacgaaaaggcaCGAACAGGAACGacaaggaacgaaaaggaacgacaAGGCACACAAgcgaacgaaaaggaacgaacaCGGAACAACAatgaaagtaccgaaagtgcgaaaaggaacgaagtatgaagcaaattcaaataaaatcgatggtaatattaggaaaaggtaaactgtgatcggcaaatgcattttgcggcttgttccacgaaattcctatagcaatggttcaatggaggaatgaatattgatgagacctatctatgcatatctatgttcatgtacgtgttaatgtggttataacattccttagaatatccatattacatttatattataaaatttcacaagaagaaatggattatgttgagaacgattgcgcatattttatcataaaaagccatgctatgtggatatagttgtttaaaaaatgcaatgatagcaaagttacaagtatatgtattgcacaatttgtaagaacttgaccttagagaaatataggtcgaatgttcgaacccagggaagtcgacgatcggaagttcgagcccagcatgttgggaattattcttccttccttttttttcacactttcatcaatatcaatacaacgccttaaatttgttttgcaaccaggacatctaaacccggcattgggatttttttatcatcagcgagggcctgatgtcggtcgcaagaggcagaaatttatttgtattgaatatgacggaaaattgttgacagaaattgtatttaccaatatcctttgcacaaattcctcacgttggcacctttcttcccgccaaaatgatgaatactcattgtacaacttgatgaaatctctttggtacaatgtatatatgtctctccttttacagcttttctttcgttgtgaacgagcgagaagatatgtctccagtctccagaaaaccatgttgttggccctgttgaaaggagctgtcatgctcgtggggcagcagtttattagcatatctttcctgaccggatttcgcgggtcatttgcatgcggcgctcccctctagggagaataaaagccacccaaatacaacaacaacgttacaatcttgcctcatcctgaaaatgtataataatcgatattcatctaccacccactgaattttagtccttactttcttatctcagttccgtttctttgtatttcgcagatcttcaagaataatttagccaacaaaaacaacagcctgaaacagcgctgtaaaaatttgataatgtcaaattctcggtaaaataaaacacgttttataggcttctaacgcccgcagtaccgattccttatattctcattgattttatttaagtttgcttcatactccattccttttcgctccttttcgcactttcggtagcgaaagtgcgaaaaggaacgaaaaggaaagtaccgaaagtgcgaaaaggaacgaaaagtaaTGAAGAGGAAAGTACAGTAAATTCGAGACTCATTTAATGGACACTATCGCTTGTTAACTGTCTGGTACGATCATTAACGAACGTTATAGATCCTATGCACACATTCGGTACAGTCTTGACTTTAGAAGATAGAAGTCTACTTTCAGCTGTTTGAAATCAAAATGCCATTTCATGCGACGGCGATTGTTTTGCGATCTTTCTGCGACCTTTACTGGATTTGTGTAGCCCTTGACTTGACGTCatgcaaaatgtgaaaatatgacTGAGACGGCATTTAACACACGATGCGACACAGATAGTTTTCGTATCTATGAAATTCCTTGAGAGCTCTGTCTAGTTTTAGGTCACAGCGCGGACACAGCGACGTTGTAGAACTGTCTGTAACGCAATGCAAATTTACAGTAATCAAGTTTCTCCAGGCCAGCTGGACGTGGGAGGCAGACGTCTCTTATcaagaaaatatatattatcgGCACCTCAAACTGACATTCAGCGTGATTTGCAAGCAAATGAATTCTTCCTAACTTAAAGGTACATGTGTAGCAAGCCGGAGATGGACTCATGAAGCTGCAAAAATGAATGTCACAACGTATGTAATTGTAATATTTCAATNNNNNNNNNNNNNNNNNNNNNNNNNNNNNNNNNNNNNNNNNNNNNNNNNNNNNNNNNNNNNNNNNNNNNNNNNNNNNNNNNNNNNNNNNNNNNNNNNNNNAGGAGAAAACGGCCActtgcacaaacacacacgatcaacaaaactatacctccatatTCGCCTATAGCTAGGTTAAGCATACACCAAAGGATGTGTTTGTGTAAAGTGTATACTTAGTATGCTGTTGTGTACATAGCGTTTGGGCTAGGTGGACTAAGCAAAATCACAATGCCAATTCACTGTATCTAACTGAACTACAATCAATGCTACAAGTCTGCATCATTATCTAAGGTTTCAGAGTCTGACAGTACTCTGTTATTTGCTTACCGACATTGTCTCCCCCAGAAGAGCCCGTAGCCGTCCATGACT
The sequence above is drawn from the Branchiostoma floridae strain S238N-H82 chromosome 17, Bfl_VNyyK, whole genome shotgun sequence genome and encodes:
- the LOC118405000 gene encoding uncharacterized protein LOC118405000, with amino-acid sequence MDLYVTALALVVFLAVLLSTGNGHLCVIEPRQRGDFDISKSGSHTCFRHGPPCGGEPASPPTHTYLSSTAVTLLWQQNYNHYTVGYPGYMDVAWSDVTDMKNFHLLAVIGDLNEHAQDHQRNYSIPVVNKSEAVQKLL